The proteins below are encoded in one region of Ornithinimicrobium avium:
- a CDS encoding ABC transporter permease — translation MTSWLGWVLRRARASTGLLLTLLALVTATTAILAGAVGYSGAAATTAARQAITGAPPGEAGIRVQTREGDDPAAQDSAARGLIDEAFAPAPVSVQRTVVSPPRPVTDVDGTVLKGDVVVLASEALTPDDPDVGDRVDVVEGGWPQAATDPVQGLLHAGPAAEWGVGVGDTLEVDGTPVAVAGLWRPVDPGDAYWFGDPLVATGRDGKERGPLLVPPGSVAQLVDAPFVRWTVQPDAREIQPGDLAHLSSAAESLRSTLKTPGVDVRGVTVEGDLAPTAGTAAHNLATANALGVIPLSVLALVTMLSVIQLARLLATTREAQAQLLVARGATRTQVLVSTVGESAVVTVVGSTLGALAAWAVLQAVPAGPGQGGTVVRVALLTGLAVLVVLAAVAAIQVRRLTAGGTADISGRTRAATALATLVLVLGAAGVSWWQLRRNGSPLVTRDDGSLGTDLVAGAAPALLLAAAAVVAMALLGPLGRLVEALTRSGRSAAGHLAAAQVARRLPVYAVPAVLTVLAVGATTLSGLYAGTSAALRDNLAAVGQGAPVRATLEAPPKVAADGQVPPAPQLPTGVTGTTSTAPVWLDETSRLGDLEVPVTMAPAGELAQTVSLAQLPTGQQLVPVQALTVPTPAPAGVEIPPGTREVTVTVDVDLTADEKALEGVQAGFEQTVKDVMDGVFGQAQPDEAQARADARMMMDSQFVNAPSQTTWDLRLRFVDTTHGIYRTVDGGTVDLRMPAVTLPWTAQVEAGDQVEDIDYTRAEITQGGGDADITFALPQDTSFTLVGVDLLRPNERFRGFPALPPDVDAQLTARTGDGTDLFGAATAGWGSLTLASPQVLADIEAENAGVDPEATVTTVLPDGGRLTQGLTRQVPGELDTSGRTWTIHQGSDVMFPDDVTIAPGLEYVEDAAPPTTAPTPSQQEEENTTVEAAASTGTVPAALTAATASAAGLRVGDRAQLNAFGSQLPIEVVAVVPAVPGSLSATGVLLDRDAVAAQFVAQQRPLPYPTELWAMPDGWSGVEGAADARTDETTSTVVEELAGRDGVATVTGPGRVAVTDATSAARLVFWVASVGAVLLAVTGIGAVAATLLGHRRPEVAVLRALGMTPRSQARSRALELGGVVLASVALGLVASWLVGRAVVPELARSTALPGQASLPAQLLLEPGVWAALMGVGALVVLLVVGGQATRVRAQALDHDYREEIR, via the coding sequence ATGACGTCGTGGCTCGGCTGGGTGCTGCGCCGCGCCCGGGCCTCGACAGGCCTGCTCCTGACCCTGCTGGCGCTGGTCACGGCCACGACCGCGATCCTGGCCGGGGCCGTGGGCTACTCCGGCGCGGCGGCCACGACCGCCGCCCGGCAGGCGATCACCGGTGCCCCTCCGGGCGAGGCCGGCATCCGCGTGCAGACGCGCGAGGGCGACGACCCCGCCGCCCAGGACTCCGCCGCCCGCGGGCTCATCGACGAGGCGTTCGCACCCGCGCCGGTCAGCGTGCAGCGCACCGTCGTCAGCCCGCCCCGGCCGGTGACGGACGTCGACGGCACCGTCCTGAAGGGGGACGTCGTCGTCCTGGCCAGCGAGGCGCTCACCCCCGACGACCCGGACGTCGGGGACAGGGTGGACGTCGTCGAGGGCGGCTGGCCGCAGGCGGCCACCGACCCGGTCCAGGGCCTGCTGCACGCCGGGCCCGCCGCCGAGTGGGGCGTCGGCGTCGGCGACACCCTCGAGGTCGACGGCACCCCGGTCGCGGTCGCGGGCCTGTGGCGCCCGGTCGACCCGGGCGACGCCTACTGGTTCGGCGACCCGCTCGTGGCGACCGGTCGGGACGGCAAGGAGCGCGGCCCGCTCCTCGTCCCGCCCGGCTCGGTGGCCCAGCTCGTCGACGCGCCCTTCGTGCGGTGGACCGTCCAGCCGGACGCGCGCGAGATCCAGCCCGGCGACCTCGCGCACCTGTCCTCCGCCGCGGAGAGTCTGCGCTCCACCCTGAAGACCCCCGGGGTCGACGTCCGCGGCGTGACCGTCGAGGGCGACCTGGCCCCGACGGCCGGCACCGCGGCCCACAACCTGGCCACCGCCAACGCCCTCGGCGTCATCCCCCTGTCGGTCCTGGCGCTGGTCACCATGCTCTCGGTGATCCAGCTGGCGCGGCTGCTGGCGACCACCCGCGAGGCGCAGGCGCAGCTGCTCGTCGCCCGCGGCGCCACCCGCACCCAGGTCCTGGTCAGCACGGTGGGCGAGTCGGCCGTCGTCACTGTCGTCGGCAGCACGCTGGGGGCGCTGGCCGCGTGGGCGGTCCTCCAGGCCGTCCCGGCCGGCCCGGGCCAGGGCGGCACCGTCGTCCGCGTCGCCCTGCTCACCGGGCTGGCGGTCCTGGTCGTCCTGGCCGCGGTGGCCGCGATCCAGGTGCGGCGTCTCACCGCGGGGGGGACCGCGGACATCTCCGGCCGCACCCGCGCCGCCACCGCCCTGGCCACCCTCGTCCTCGTGCTCGGCGCGGCCGGCGTCTCCTGGTGGCAGCTGCGGCGCAACGGCTCCCCGCTCGTCACCCGCGACGACGGCTCGCTCGGCACCGACCTGGTCGCCGGCGCGGCGCCAGCGCTGCTGCTCGCGGCGGCGGCCGTCGTGGCCATGGCGCTGCTCGGCCCCCTCGGCCGCCTCGTGGAGGCGCTGACCAGGTCCGGCCGCTCGGCCGCCGGGCACCTGGCCGCCGCCCAGGTCGCGCGCCGCCTGCCCGTGTATGCCGTGCCCGCCGTCCTCACCGTCCTCGCCGTCGGCGCGACGACGCTCTCGGGACTCTACGCAGGCACCTCCGCGGCGCTGCGGGACAACCTCGCCGCGGTCGGCCAGGGCGCTCCGGTGCGCGCCACGCTGGAGGCACCGCCCAAGGTGGCCGCCGACGGCCAGGTCCCCCCGGCGCCGCAGCTGCCGACCGGCGTCACCGGCACCACCTCCACGGCCCCGGTGTGGCTCGACGAGACCTCACGGCTGGGCGACCTCGAGGTCCCCGTGACGATGGCCCCGGCGGGCGAGCTCGCGCAGACCGTGAGCCTGGCGCAGCTCCCCACCGGCCAGCAGCTGGTCCCGGTGCAGGCCCTCACCGTGCCCACGCCGGCCCCCGCCGGGGTCGAGATCCCGCCCGGCACCCGCGAGGTCACCGTCACCGTGGACGTGGACCTCACCGCCGACGAGAAGGCCCTGGAGGGCGTCCAGGCAGGCTTCGAGCAGACGGTCAAGGACGTCATGGACGGCGTCTTCGGGCAGGCGCAGCCCGACGAGGCCCAGGCGCGGGCCGACGCCCGGATGATGATGGACAGCCAGTTCGTCAACGCCCCCTCCCAGACGACGTGGGACCTCAGGCTGCGGTTCGTGGACACGACGCACGGCATCTACCGCACCGTGGACGGCGGCACCGTGGACCTGAGGATGCCCGCGGTCACGCTGCCCTGGACCGCGCAGGTCGAGGCCGGCGATCAGGTGGAGGACATCGACTACACCCGCGCAGAGATCACCCAGGGTGGCGGCGACGCCGACATCACCTTCGCCCTCCCCCAGGACACCTCCTTCACCCTCGTCGGGGTCGACCTCCTGCGCCCCAACGAGCGCTTCCGTGGCTTCCCCGCGCTGCCGCCGGACGTCGACGCACAGCTCACCGCACGCACCGGCGACGGGACCGACCTGTTCGGCGCGGCGACCGCCGGGTGGGGCTCGCTCACGCTGGCCTCGCCCCAGGTCCTCGCCGACATCGAGGCGGAGAACGCGGGCGTCGACCCCGAGGCGACCGTCACGACCGTGCTGCCGGACGGCGGCCGGCTCACGCAGGGGCTGACCCGCCAGGTGCCGGGGGAGCTCGACACCTCGGGGAGGACGTGGACGATCCACCAGGGCTCGGACGTCATGTTCCCGGACGACGTCACGATCGCCCCCGGCCTGGAGTACGTCGAGGACGCCGCGCCTCCGACGACGGCACCGACGCCGTCGCAGCAGGAGGAGGAGAACACCACCGTCGAGGCCGCCGCCTCCACCGGCACCGTGCCCGCGGCGCTGACCGCTGCCACGGCGTCGGCCGCCGGCCTGCGCGTCGGGGACCGGGCGCAGCTCAACGCGTTCGGCAGCCAGCTGCCGATCGAGGTCGTCGCCGTGGTGCCGGCCGTCCCAGGCTCGCTGTCCGCCACGGGCGTCCTGCTCGACCGGGACGCGGTCGCCGCGCAGTTCGTCGCGCAGCAGCGCCCGCTGCCCTACCCCACCGAGCTCTGGGCGATGCCCGACGGCTGGTCGGGCGTCGAGGGCGCCGCCGACGCCCGCACGGACGAGACCACCAGCACAGTCGTCGAGGAGCTCGCCGGCCGCGACGGCGTCGCCACGGTCACCGGGCCCGGGCGCGTGGCGGTCACCGACGCCACGAGCGCGGCCCGCCTCGTCTTCTGGGTCGCCTCGGTCGGCGCGGTCCTGCTCGCGGTGACCGGCATCGGGGCGGTCGCCGCCACCCTGCTCGGACACCGCCGGCCCGAGGTCGCCGTGCTCCGCGCCCTGGGTATGACGCCGCGCTCGCAGGCGCGCTCGCGCGCCCTCGAGCTGGGCGGGGTGGTGCTGGCCTCCGTCGCGCTCGGGCTGGTGGCCTCCTGGCTGGTCGGCCGGGCCGTCGTCCCCGAGCTGGCCCGCTCCACGGCCCTGCCGGGCCAGGCGAGCCTGCCGGCCCAGCTGCTGCTCGAGCCGGGAGTGTGGGCCGCGCTCATGGGCGTCGGCGCGCTGGTCGTGCTGCTCGTGGTCGGCGGCCAGGCGACGCGGGTCCGCGCGCAGGCCCTCGACCACGACTACCGGGAGGAGATCAGGTGA
- the paaK gene encoding phenylacetate--CoA ligase PaaK: MSLPTIEPRPDLYDDAENWSVDQLRSEQLSRLQDCVRRAYEGVAHYRRALDERGVHPDDIRTLEDVRLLPFTTKADLRDNYPFRMFAVPREHCVRVHASSGTTGRPTVVGYTRKDIDTWADLVARCLRAAGVRPGDMVHVAYGYGLFTGGLGAHYGVERLGCTAIPMSGGQTEKQIQLIRELKPSVIMVTPSYFLAMMDHVKSLGLDPSETSLQIGVFGAEPWTQAMREEIEAECQMHATDIFGLSEVMGPGVAQECVETKDGLTLWEDHFYPEIIDPITEEPVPEGEEGELVLTAMTREAMPVLRYRTRDLTRLMPGTARPSFRRMAKITGRSDDLMIVRGVNVFPTQIEEIVLKVDGLTPHFQCVLTRPGRMDELTVNIEGAPGLPPERREVLARDVAHRIKSRIGTSAQVVVLAEGGIERSVGKARRIVDHRQLD, encoded by the coding sequence ATGTCACTGCCGACGATCGAGCCCCGGCCCGACCTCTACGACGACGCCGAGAACTGGTCGGTCGACCAGCTGCGCAGCGAGCAGCTCAGCAGGCTGCAGGACTGCGTGCGCCGCGCCTACGAGGGAGTGGCGCACTACCGCCGGGCGCTGGACGAGCGCGGGGTGCACCCTGACGACATACGGACCCTCGAGGACGTCCGGCTGCTGCCGTTCACGACCAAGGCGGACCTGCGGGACAACTACCCGTTCAGGATGTTCGCGGTGCCGCGCGAGCACTGCGTGCGCGTGCACGCCAGCTCGGGGACGACCGGGCGCCCCACCGTCGTCGGCTACACGAGGAAGGACATCGACACCTGGGCCGACCTGGTGGCCCGCTGCCTGCGCGCCGCGGGCGTGCGGCCGGGCGACATGGTGCACGTGGCCTACGGCTACGGCCTGTTCACCGGTGGCCTCGGCGCCCACTACGGGGTGGAGCGGCTCGGCTGCACAGCGATCCCGATGAGCGGTGGGCAGACCGAGAAGCAGATCCAGCTCATCCGCGAGCTCAAACCGTCGGTGATCATGGTCACCCCCTCCTACTTCCTGGCGATGATGGACCACGTCAAGAGCCTCGGACTCGACCCGTCGGAGACCTCGCTGCAGATCGGTGTCTTCGGCGCCGAGCCCTGGACGCAGGCGATGCGCGAGGAGATCGAGGCGGAGTGCCAGATGCACGCCACCGACATCTTCGGGCTCTCCGAGGTGATGGGACCGGGCGTGGCCCAGGAGTGCGTCGAGACCAAGGACGGACTGACCCTGTGGGAGGACCACTTCTACCCCGAGATCATCGACCCGATCACCGAGGAGCCGGTCCCCGAGGGGGAGGAGGGCGAGCTCGTGCTCACCGCGATGACGCGCGAGGCGATGCCGGTGCTGCGCTACCGCACCCGCGACCTGACCCGGCTGATGCCCGGCACCGCGCGCCCGAGCTTCCGCCGGATGGCCAAGATCACCGGGCGCTCCGACGACCTGATGATCGTGCGCGGCGTCAACGTCTTCCCGACCCAGATCGAGGAGATCGTGCTCAAGGTCGACGGGCTCACGCCGCACTTCCAGTGCGTGCTGACCCGGCCGGGGCGGATGGACGAGCTCACCGTCAACATCGAGGGCGCGCCCGGCCTGCCGCCGGAGCGCCGGGAGGTCCTGGCCCGCGACGTCGCCCACCGGATCAAGTCCAGGATCGGCACGTCCGCCCAGGTCGTGGTGCTGGCCGAGGGCGGCATCGAGCGCTCGGTGGGCAAGGCGCGCCGGATCGTCGACCACCGGCAGCTGGACTGA
- the paaI gene encoding hydroxyphenylacetyl-CoA thioesterase PaaI gives MSAEEAPDLTHVRRMWAEDQASAGLGIEALEVGVDLAGGQRLGHARTRMTVVGTMVNGHGIMHGGFLFTLADSTFALACNATGRPTVAAGADITFLTAGRLDDVLVAEARERITYGRSGITDVTVNRESDGAVVAEFRGRSRSLPPR, from the coding sequence GTGAGTGCGGAAGAAGCCCCCGACCTGACCCACGTCCGGCGCATGTGGGCGGAGGACCAGGCCTCGGCGGGCCTCGGCATCGAGGCTCTCGAGGTCGGCGTGGACCTCGCGGGCGGTCAGCGGCTCGGCCACGCCCGCACCCGGATGACGGTCGTGGGGACGATGGTCAACGGGCACGGCATCATGCACGGCGGGTTCCTCTTCACCCTGGCCGACTCCACCTTCGCGCTGGCCTGCAACGCGACCGGGCGGCCGACCGTCGCGGCCGGCGCCGACATCACCTTCCTCACCGCCGGGCGCCTGGACGACGTGCTCGTCGCCGAGGCGCGCGAGCGCATCACCTACGGGCGCAGCGGCATCACCGACGTCACCGTGAACCGGGAGTCCGACGGCGCGGTCGTGGCCGAGTTCCGCGGCCGGAGCCGGTCGCTGCCACCGCGCTGA
- a CDS encoding 3-hydroxyacyl-CoA dehydrogenase NAD-binding domain-containing protein translates to MTQPQDPTVTGSPLRPAGAGDPATSSAPTTSTTGAPSCLAPADLPVAVIGAGAMGSGIAQVAAQAGHPVTLVDSQRGAAERAVEKLTATFDTLVARGRVDRGTAQATLARISTHTTRDMTTVPPVALVVEAVVEQIDIKRVIFRQLEEAQSPTTVLATNTSSLSIDAITGVATTGHDAALHGGTSPAMAQPGRVIGLHFFNPPPLMRLVEVVSGELSDPTVLDDASALMRTWGKTPVRCASTPGFIVNRVARPFYGEAQRMVEEGLVDPASLDLTLRQAGFRMGPMELTDLIGQDVNLAVGESVWHQTGQDPRYAPTAYQRDLVRAGRLGRKTGRGVFRYDESGKMLDAVPDEELAARLVGGPLRTDPVARTLTMLVNEGVDLVHRGEATADDVDTAMKLGTNYPQGPFEWLEQLGAATVRARLEELDTAYPGGRYRPSEALR, encoded by the coding sequence ATGACGCAGCCGCAGGACCCCACGGTGACCGGCAGCCCCCTTCGCCCGGCCGGGGCGGGAGACCCGGCCACCAGCAGCGCACCGACCACCAGCACGACCGGCGCGCCCTCGTGCCTCGCCCCCGCCGACCTGCCCGTCGCCGTCATCGGCGCGGGCGCGATGGGCTCGGGCATCGCCCAGGTGGCGGCGCAGGCGGGCCACCCCGTCACGCTCGTGGACAGCCAGCGAGGAGCCGCCGAGAGGGCCGTCGAGAAGCTCACGGCCACCTTCGACACGCTCGTGGCCAGGGGCAGGGTCGACCGCGGGACCGCGCAGGCCACCCTCGCCCGGATCAGCACCCACACCACCAGGGACATGACGACCGTCCCGCCGGTGGCGCTGGTCGTCGAGGCGGTCGTGGAGCAGATCGACATCAAGCGGGTGATCTTCCGCCAGCTCGAGGAGGCACAGTCCCCGACGACGGTGCTCGCCACCAACACCTCCAGCCTGTCGATCGACGCGATCACCGGCGTGGCCACGACTGGGCACGACGCGGCCCTGCACGGCGGCACCTCCCCCGCGATGGCGCAGCCCGGCCGGGTCATCGGGCTGCACTTCTTCAACCCGCCGCCCCTGATGAGGCTCGTCGAGGTCGTCTCCGGCGAGCTCTCCGACCCGACCGTGCTCGACGACGCGAGCGCCCTGATGCGGACCTGGGGCAAGACACCGGTCCGGTGCGCCTCCACGCCGGGGTTCATCGTCAACCGGGTGGCCCGCCCCTTCTACGGCGAGGCGCAGCGGATGGTCGAGGAGGGGCTCGTGGACCCGGCCAGCCTCGACCTGACCCTCCGGCAGGCCGGCTTCCGGATGGGTCCCATGGAGCTGACCGACCTCATCGGCCAGGACGTCAACCTGGCCGTCGGCGAGTCGGTCTGGCACCAGACGGGGCAGGACCCGCGCTACGCGCCCACGGCATACCAGCGCGACCTGGTCCGCGCCGGCCGCCTGGGCCGCAAGACCGGGCGCGGCGTCTTCCGCTACGACGAGTCCGGGAAGATGCTCGACGCCGTCCCGGACGAGGAGCTGGCCGCCCGGCTCGTCGGCGGCCCCCTGCGCACCGACCCGGTGGCCCGCACCCTGACCATGCTCGTCAACGAGGGCGTCGACCTGGTCCACCGCGGCGAGGCGACCGCCGACGACGTCGACACCGCGATGAAGCTCGGCACCAACTACCCCCAGGGCCCCTTCGAGTGGCTCGAGCAGCTCGGCGCCGCCACCGTCCGCGCCCGGCTCGAGGAGCTCGACACCGCCTACCCCGGCGGCCGCTACCGCCCGAGCGAGGCGCTGCGGTGA
- a CDS encoding ABC-F family ATP-binding cassette domain-containing protein: MGHVNLDQISFVLPDGRPLLDEVSFRVGEGAVVALVGPNGTGKTTLLRIVDGELDPHGGTVTRSGGLGVMRQFVGSVRDDSTVRDLLVSVAPERIAAAARALDTAELAIMEIDDEPAQMAYAQALADWGDVGGYEQETRWDEVTTAALGTPFQRVQWRRVATLSGGEQKRVVLEALLRGPDEVLLLDEPDNYLDVPGKRWLEEQLRASTKTVLLVSHDRELLGNAATRVVTLEPGAAGATAWTHPGSFATWHRAREERNARLEEMLRRWEDEHAKLRALVLMYKQKAAYNSDMAMRYQAAQTRLRRFEEAGPPEKVAREQNVTMRLTGGRTAKRAVVCERLELLAPGEAEGEPTVSPVAEGAPGDADSLMRPFDLEVWYGERVAVLGSNGSGKSHFLRLLAAGGSDPDVEHQPVGEAGPPAVRHTGTARLGSRVRPGWFAQTHDGHTFDGRTLLEILHRGDDHRRGRTRDEASRVLDRYELARQAEQTFDSLSGGQQARFQILMLELSGATLLLLDEPTDNLDLDSAEALEEGLGRFEGTVVAVTHDRWFARGFDRFLVFGADGEVYEADQPVWDERRVRRRR; the protein is encoded by the coding sequence GTGGGCCACGTCAACCTCGACCAGATCTCCTTCGTCCTGCCGGACGGCCGTCCGCTGCTCGACGAGGTGAGCTTCCGCGTCGGCGAGGGGGCGGTCGTGGCGCTGGTCGGACCGAACGGCACCGGCAAGACCACCCTGCTGCGCATCGTCGACGGAGAGCTCGACCCGCACGGCGGCACGGTCACCCGCAGCGGCGGTCTGGGCGTGATGCGCCAGTTCGTCGGGTCCGTGCGCGACGACTCCACCGTGCGCGACCTGCTCGTCTCCGTCGCGCCCGAGCGCATCGCCGCCGCCGCCCGTGCCCTGGACACCGCCGAGCTGGCGATCATGGAGATCGACGACGAGCCGGCCCAGATGGCCTACGCCCAGGCGCTCGCCGACTGGGGCGACGTCGGTGGCTACGAGCAGGAGACCCGCTGGGACGAGGTCACCACCGCGGCCCTGGGGACGCCGTTCCAGCGGGTCCAGTGGCGCCGCGTCGCCACCCTCTCCGGCGGCGAGCAGAAGCGCGTCGTCCTCGAGGCGCTCCTGCGCGGACCCGACGAGGTGCTCCTGCTCGACGAGCCGGACAACTACCTCGACGTGCCGGGCAAGCGGTGGCTCGAGGAGCAGCTGCGCGCCTCCACCAAGACCGTCCTGCTCGTCAGCCACGACCGCGAGCTGCTCGGCAACGCAGCCACCCGCGTCGTCACCCTCGAGCCCGGCGCCGCGGGGGCCACCGCCTGGACGCACCCGGGCAGCTTCGCCACCTGGCACCGCGCCCGCGAGGAGCGCAACGCCCGGCTGGAGGAGATGCTTCGGCGGTGGGAGGACGAGCACGCCAAGCTGCGCGCGCTCGTGCTCATGTACAAGCAGAAGGCCGCCTACAACTCCGACATGGCGATGCGCTACCAGGCCGCGCAGACCCGCCTGCGCCGCTTCGAGGAGGCCGGGCCGCCGGAGAAGGTCGCCCGCGAGCAGAACGTCACCATGCGCCTCACCGGGGGCCGCACCGCCAAGCGCGCGGTGGTCTGCGAGCGGCTCGAGCTGCTGGCGCCGGGGGAGGCTGAGGGTGAGCCGACCGTGTCGCCGGTCGCGGAGGGCGCGCCGGGGGACGCGGACTCGCTCATGCGGCCGTTCGACCTGGAGGTCTGGTATGGCGAGCGCGTCGCCGTGCTCGGGTCGAACGGCTCGGGCAAGTCGCACTTCCTCCGCCTGCTCGCGGCCGGGGGGTCCGACCCCGACGTGGAGCACCAGCCGGTGGGCGAGGCCGGACCGCCGGCGGTGCGGCATACAGGAACGGCGCGGTTGGGCTCGCGGGTGCGACCGGGCTGGTTCGCCCAGACCCACGACGGGCACACCTTCGACGGCCGGACGCTGCTGGAGATCCTGCACCGCGGCGACGACCACCGGCGCGGTCGCACGCGCGACGAGGCGTCACGGGTGCTGGACCGCTACGAGCTGGCGCGGCAGGCGGAGCAGACCTTCGACTCCCTGTCCGGCGGTCAGCAGGCGCGCTTCCAGATCCTCATGCTCGAGCTCTCCGGGGCCACGCTCCTGCTCCTGGACGAACCCACCGACAACCTCGACCTGGACTCGGCCGAGGCGCTGGAGGAGGGGCTGGGCAGGTTCGAGGGCACGGTGGTCGCGGTCACCCACGACCGGTGGTTCGCGCGCGGCTTCGACCGCTTCCTCGTCTTCGGCGCCGACGGCGAGGTCTACGAGGCCGACCAGCCGGTCTGGGACGAGCGACGGGTGCGGCGCCGACGGTGA
- the crtI gene encoding phytoene desaturase family protein, whose amino-acid sequence MRVAIVGGGIAGLATAALLARDGHDVDLFEQQQGVGGRAGSRSVGGFRFDTGPSWYLMPEVFDHFFQLLGTSSEEQLDLRVLDPAYRVFYEGAPGAAAPAPLDVRADTDANLATFEQTETGAGRALTAYLGSAREAYDLALRHFLYTNFTSPLALASPAVLRRLPRLLPLLTRSLEDFVARRFADVRLRQVLGYPAVFLGSSPDRAPSLYHLMSALDLTGGVMYPQGGFSHLIATIARLAGDQGARIHTGATVTAVTTADTARRRPRARATGLRWRDADGTEHTHAADVVVGAGDLHHLETRLLPRHLRTYPQEYWDRRESGPGAVLVLLGVRGGLPQLPHHSLFFTHDWHANFDAIFEGRVPNPASVYVCRPSATDPGVAPADHENLFVLVPVPADPGLGRGGADGSGSPQVEAIADAAVAQVARWADAPDLTERVVVRHTIGPGDFAEDLSAWRGGMLGPGHTLRQSAMFRARNRSSHVEGLYYAGSSTIPGIGLPMCLISAELVLKHLRGDTSTGPSPVPRPTAEVDHRRRRTRRSSQTGWSAS is encoded by the coding sequence ATGAGGGTGGCGATCGTCGGCGGTGGCATCGCCGGACTGGCCACCGCCGCGCTGCTCGCCAGGGACGGGCACGACGTCGACCTGTTCGAGCAGCAGCAAGGCGTCGGCGGCAGGGCCGGCTCGCGGTCGGTGGGCGGGTTCCGCTTCGACACCGGCCCGTCGTGGTACCTCATGCCCGAGGTGTTCGACCACTTCTTCCAGCTCCTCGGGACCTCCTCCGAGGAGCAGCTCGACCTGCGCGTCCTCGACCCTGCCTACCGGGTGTTCTACGAGGGTGCGCCAGGGGCAGCCGCTCCGGCTCCCCTGGACGTGCGCGCCGACACCGACGCCAACCTCGCGACGTTCGAGCAGACCGAGACCGGTGCCGGGCGCGCGCTCACGGCATACCTCGGCTCCGCCCGCGAGGCCTACGACCTCGCGCTGCGCCACTTCCTCTACACCAACTTCACCTCACCGCTGGCCCTCGCCTCCCCGGCGGTGCTGCGCCGGCTCCCCCGCCTGCTGCCGTTGCTCACCCGCTCGTTGGAGGACTTCGTCGCACGGCGTTTCGCCGACGTCCGGCTGCGTCAGGTGCTGGGCTACCCGGCGGTCTTCCTCGGGTCCTCGCCCGACCGGGCACCGAGCCTCTACCACCTGATGAGCGCTCTGGACCTGACCGGCGGGGTGATGTATCCGCAGGGCGGTTTCAGCCACCTGATCGCCACGATCGCCCGTCTCGCGGGGGACCAGGGCGCGCGGATCCATACCGGGGCCACCGTCACCGCGGTGACCACCGCCGACACCGCGCGCCGACGCCCCCGGGCCCGGGCGACGGGTCTGCGCTGGCGGGACGCCGACGGCACGGAGCACACGCACGCCGCGGACGTGGTGGTCGGGGCCGGCGACCTGCACCACCTGGAGACCCGGCTGCTGCCGCGCCACCTGCGCACCTACCCGCAGGAGTACTGGGACCGCCGCGAGTCTGGGCCCGGAGCCGTCCTCGTGCTGCTGGGCGTGCGCGGCGGCCTGCCGCAGCTGCCGCACCACTCGCTCTTCTTCACCCACGACTGGCACGCCAACTTCGACGCGATCTTCGAGGGTCGGGTGCCCAACCCGGCCTCCGTCTACGTCTGCAGACCGTCGGCCACCGACCCGGGCGTCGCCCCGGCGGACCACGAGAACCTCTTCGTCCTCGTGCCCGTCCCTGCCGACCCCGGCCTGGGTCGCGGCGGAGCCGACGGGAGCGGCAGCCCCCAGGTGGAGGCGATCGCGGACGCCGCGGTCGCGCAGGTGGCCAGGTGGGCCGACGCGCCAGACCTCACCGAGCGCGTCGTCGTCCGGCACACCATCGGTCCCGGTGACTTCGCCGAGGACCTCTCCGCCTGGCGTGGAGGCATGCTCGGTCCTGGCCACACGCTGCGGCAGAGTGCGATGTTCCGCGCGCGCAACCGGTCCAGCCACGTCGAGGGCCTGTACTACGCCGGGTCCAGCACCATCCCGGGCATCGGGCTGCCGATGTGCCTGATCAGCGCCGAGCTCGTGCTCAAGCACCTGCGCGGCGACACCTCGACGGGACCGTCGCCGGTGCCGCGGCCGACCGCCGAGGTCGATCACCGTCGGCGCCGCACCCGTCGCTCGTCCCAGACCGGCTGGTCGGCCTCGTAG